Proteins encoded in a region of the Pseudothermotoga elfii DSM 9442 = NBRC 107921 genome:
- a CDS encoding ABC transporter permease: MSFGYLIRRIITSIPTVLFVAFVVFIIIHLVPGDVVDMMLGTQNYLTQEQIQELYKQYGLDKPLIVQFGVWLKNLVTLDFGTSLRSGKKVAALIADRFPVTLELSILSMFFATIIGIPLGIIAAIKKNSFTDGLVRVIGLVGLSSPSFWVGAILIVIFAGLFKGFNIFGYVRMQEDFLKNLQVMFLPSLTLGLMLSAQIMRMTRSSMLDVLQQEYIKTAKAKGVSYSKLIGKHALKNALIPIITLSGIQLGYLLAGTIVIENMFALPGLGRLLLQAVNERDYPVIQFVVMFIALIIVALNIVVDFIYTLIDPRVELK; this comes from the coding sequence GTGAGTTTCGGTTATCTTATAAGACGTATTATCACATCAATTCCAACAGTTCTGTTTGTTGCTTTTGTAGTTTTTATAATAATACACCTTGTTCCGGGCGATGTCGTAGATATGATGCTTGGAACTCAAAATTATTTGACTCAAGAACAAATACAAGAACTGTACAAACAATATGGGCTTGATAAACCTTTGATTGTTCAATTTGGTGTATGGTTAAAAAATTTAGTGACACTTGATTTTGGAACGTCGTTAAGGTCAGGAAAAAAGGTGGCAGCCCTGATAGCCGATAGATTTCCTGTGACTCTGGAATTATCTATATTATCGATGTTTTTCGCAACTATTATAGGAATTCCACTTGGTATCATCGCTGCTATCAAGAAAAATTCTTTCACCGATGGTCTGGTCAGAGTTATTGGATTGGTAGGCCTTTCGTCCCCATCTTTCTGGGTGGGGGCGATTTTGATTGTCATCTTCGCGGGGTTATTCAAAGGCTTTAACATTTTTGGTTATGTGCGCATGCAAGAAGATTTCTTGAAGAACCTGCAGGTTATGTTCCTGCCATCTCTGACACTTGGTTTGATGCTTTCGGCTCAGATTATGAGAATGACAAGATCATCAATGCTCGATGTTTTACAGCAAGAATATATAAAGACCGCAAAAGCAAAAGGAGTAAGCTACTCAAAACTCATAGGAAAACATGCTCTTAAAAATGCTCTGATACCGATCATAACACTTTCAGGCATCCAGCTTGGATATCTTCTGGCAGGGACGATTGTTATAGAAAACATGTTTGCTCTGCCGGGGCTGGGAAGATTACTTTTACAAGCGGTTAACGAGAGAGATTATCCAGTAATACAGTTTGTGGTGATGTTCATAGCCTTGATAATAGTTGCTCTGAACATAGTTGTTGATTTCATATATACACTAATTGATCCTCGAGTCGAGTTAAAGTGA